The genomic region gtgtgagagctcgataactttgaTGCAGTTGTATAatgctattatacaactggttgtaggatagtatttgtggacATGCTCGAAATCTAGATTGGGACAGAGAGATTATAAGGTCTGATAGCGTTGTATGTACGATACTAAGTTTCGTGCCTTGTTGAAAATTTCAGGTATCAGTGTTAGCACCTAACATACCAGCCATGTACGAGATGCATTTCGCGGTACCCATGGCCGGAGCCGTCCTAAACACGGTCAACACCATGCTTGACGCGAGCTCTATCAAAACAATTCTCTTCCATTCCGAGGCCAAGATTGTTTTTATCGATTATGAGTACGTATCCAAGGCTTGTGAAGCCTTTACTCTTCTCAAAAACGACCCAAAATGTGCCAAAAGCAGGAACTTCAAACTACCCTCGGTAATTATCATTAATGAAATCGGGTATCCTTCTTACAATAACGAGCTTGGTTCAGGTGTACGCGATTTTGTTAATGAATCGGCCATCCCTTTGTCCAATATCGACTATCACCCGTTAAACCTTGAGAATAGTCACAAGTTGGACTATGAACAACTTATTTTGTTAGGGAATTCGGAGTTTATTGAATCAAAGATTGTCGATGAGTGGGACCCAATCGCGTTAAATTACACGTCGGGTACAACATCGGCACCAAAAGGGGTCGTTTATAGTCACCGTGGCGCGTACTTGAGCACCCTAAGCATGATCCTAGGTTGGGAGATGGGGACTGAACCGGTGTACTTGTGGTCATTACCTATGTTTCATTGCAATGGATGGACTTTCACTTGGGGGATTGCGGCCCGGGGTGGGACCAACGTATGTATCCGTAAGACAACTGCGTCCGAAATTTACAATAGCATTGCATTACATGGCGTGACGCACATGTGTTGTGCGCCAATTGTCTTCAACATGATTCGTGAAGCAAAACATGTTGAACTGAGGTCGAGGGTTCAAGTCCTGACAGGTGGGGCTCCTCCACCGGCCACACTTTTGGAGGAGATGGAGGGGCTAGGGTTCAATGTGGTACACGCTTTTGGGCTCACTGAGGCCACAGGGCCCGCATTAGTGTGCGAGTGGCAAACCAAGTGGGATGATTTGCCGCGAGAGGATAAGTCACGGTTAAAAGCGAGGCAAGGGATTAGTGTACTTAATGTGGAGGATATAGACGTGAAGGACATAAAATCAAATGAAAGTGTTGCACGCGACGGTAAAACAAGGGGTGAAATAGTAATTCGCGGTAGTGGTATTATGAAAGGATACTTCAAAGACGAGAAAGGAACGTCGAAAGCATTTGAGGGCGGGTGGTTCCACACGGGTGACGTGGGTGTAATTCACCCCGATGGTTATGTAGAAATAAAGGATAGGTTGAAAGACGTAATTATATCTGGTGGTGAGAATATTAGTAGTGTGGAGGTGGAAGGAGTGATTTTCCGACATTCAGAAGTGGCCGAGGTGGCGGTTGTTGCTATGTCCCACCCGCGGTGGGGAGAAAGCCCTTGTGCTTTCGTGGTTAAAAAGTCACATAGTAAGATTGTGACGGAGCAAGACATACTAACACATTGTCGAAGCAACCTTACACATTACATGGTACCTAAGAAGGTTGTGTTTGTGAAGGACCTGCCGAAGACTTCTACAGGTAAAGTTCAAAAGCCGATATTGAGAGCCATTGCTAAGAAGATTGGGGTTCAAAGTTCAAAAGATCAGAATCAAACAATCACCATGTCACGCTTATAGAACTGTAACTTAAGCTCATATTGTAATTTAAGCTCGTGTGTTTAGTCTTTTTCTGAAACAAGATTTGTGTAATTACTCGTGAATGCCAAGATTGTGCATTAATTCTCGGGTTTATCTCCAAAAAATTGAACGTCACAAAACCAACCAAACTGAGGACTAACCAACAAAACAGTCAATACAATTCAAAATGTCTCAAGTCTCAACCCCACCCAAACAGAATGATACCCAAGATGACCTGTAACCCGGTAATGATTCGACTCAACCACTTACTAGACAATTAATTATCACAAACTCTACTGGACCCAAAGGAAATCATGATATGATCAAACGAAAACAGACCTGAATGCCTCGATTGTCAGCTGTATGTTCGGCAACCAATAAGGCAAATAAGATTTCTACAGCAACCAAAGGGGATTCATGAATCATGATACATCTTTATACACCCAAGAAAGCAGCAATGATGTACTTAGTGTAGAAATAAACATCAATCAATCGCTACTTAATTTACAATATTACAAGATACGGATGCAAAAACTACGCACATTTTATCAGTTCAACGACAGCGACAGCCAGGAGTTCTTGGCACCTTCTCTTGTCTGAAGACATCTAACCCTGCGCAAAAGAACTGAAGCTTGCTTAATATGTCACCATACAAGTAGGAGCAAGATAGAAAACAAATGATCGGAATGTCCGAGATTAAGaccactttccttttttttttattcatgAGAATTTCCGACTTTACTAACATAGGCTTGTATTCCGAAATTGCTTTTCTGCCTTGCCTTAGTAATAGGTCATATAAGTCATATAACCAATATGTAAGAGCCTCAAATAATTTAGGTCATGCAAGTCATATAACCAATATGTAAGAGCCTCAAATAATTTAGCAATCTGCATGAAGAATTTTATACTGTAGGACATTCAATCATTCAAACGAGGGATTTTCACAGTATTAACAACGTACATGAAGGGCAGGTCGCAGAGTAGTTAGGAATTAGGAACAGCATGATGACGCTCTGGCTCCATCTGCCTGCCTGTCAACTAGAACCATCCCAGCAGGATTCTGTGGAGGCTGGGCCCTCGGTAATTTTTTTGCTGTGTAGCACAGTAGAATGTATCAGAGTTAAAGATATAAAAGCGCAGCAACAGCAATAACAACATTACTCCAATGCCTTGGTAATTCCCGTATATTGCAAGGTAATGTGAGACCGGAAATACTCGTCCTTGCCAATGCGTTAAATATGCAAAGAAGTTTCTCATATGACCCAAAACGAAAAATGTGTTGTAAAATGAATTGACGCTTTACTAATGAAGCATAGAGAGTTTAGTGAGTCTCTTTAATTTATTCCAGGAGGAATATGAACCAGAAACTATAAACAAGTGAACACGATGACAAGTAAAATATAAGCACTTCAACACTGGCAGGCGGTATGAAAAAACAAAAATCAGGAGTCAAGGTATCCATCCAACCAGAGAAAGTATCCGTGGCTCAGCTAATGAGCATATACGCTAAGATAAAAATAATTCCTCCTAGACTCCTACAATGTTATGTTGGTTGCTCTGCCTAAACTCCTAGAGTGAAGATTTTTTCCTTCAAAAACTACCTACACTACCTGAGTGATTATTCATCACAGCATCCAGCAGACCTTTACACAAAAATTAACAGAAAACTGACAATCCGTACAAAACCAGCTGATTGATTAGCTTTACAACCAGTGATATATGAACAGTTATCTAACCCATCAAATCCATCCACCTTTAACAGAGTAATTTGCTCAATTAGGTAAAACAATCGGAACGGTATTGGAAGCATAGAAGAATTAGCAATGCACCTATTTCATGGAATATCTCATTAACATTCTGAGCTGTTTTTGCTGATGTTTCCATGAAAAAAAGACCATTTTCCTCAGCATATGTACGAGCCTCCTGCAAAAGAACAAACCACTCACATTTATATGATACTTCCATTGCATCATAAAGATCTTCAGAGCTTAGTGTTTGTGATAGCCAGTTAGCCACAGTAAGGAAATCAAACCCATGAATAGTTCATTGACAAGACAGCTACATGCAACTATGCAAGATGTGTCTGGACACCCGAAATCAATTTCCGTGTAGGACAAAAAAGTTGGTTAATAACCGAATAGTCAGATACCAGATCAAATCATACAAATTTCCAATCTACGGTCTGTATAGTTCAAAACAAAGTTCCACATACTtccaatacaacaacaacaacaacaacaacattaccccagtgcctcaatggctcccgcaaattgcggggtaagggggggtcggatgtacgcagccttacccttgtgttagcaacacaaagaggctgtttccgaatgacccaagatgaaaattgcgtcgagaactgcatcgaaggaccacTACTTCACAAGAAAAAGAAGCGtagccactttagtgagccattttgctttattccatcataatccaaaaccaaagagtaatgaatctttggctccattggaaatatggaatTATTCCACATACTTCCAATCACAAGGGAAAAATATTCATCCAATTTCATATGAATTTTCCATAGAAGGGGTAGATAAGCATGTTACTTCGACACTTCACTTCAATTGCATGTCACGTATCTCCACTCTTTCCAACACAACCCCTTCATTTTAGGCTAAAAATACGAAAAGTTTTCAGAAATAGTTGCTTCTCTCGTGTCTGACACTTGCAGCCGAGTCAGAACAACATAAAAATAAGCATCTTCCTCCATGTGAAAAGTTCTACTTGTATTACTAATTTTCAGCCAAGAAATCACCCTTAACAGCAATGCCTACGAATTCACTTCCTATGTCTTCCAACGTCACAAAAGCACTTAGATCTTTGGTTTTGAAAAGTGAGAGGTGCACAAAAGCTACGAGTGCTAATTGCTAACTGTGGAGAGGCGAATGTGTGTCTCGAGCAATGAGactcaatatttatttacaaacttgaaTTTTTGTTGGATAAAGAAAGAAAATTAGATTGATCCTATAAGGGTGCCAAACTACCTCCTATATGGGAGGACCAAACAACCTCATCCTGAATGAGGATGGAAGCCAATGACTCACAAAACCACCTCTAAAGAAGAGACACAACTCACACAAGTGTCCATAAAGTCAGACACCAAAAAGGCTCACAACTGACGGAAGTAGTGAAAGACCATTGCTtcgaaacaaaagaaaaattaattaatgaTCAAATGTCCAAGCGTAATGTTTGGACAATGCTTGTAAAAGGGGGGTTC from Silene latifolia isolate original U9 population chromosome 3, ASM4854445v1, whole genome shotgun sequence harbors:
- the LOC141646692 gene encoding trans-cinnamate:CoA ligase, peroxisomal-like; this encodes MDKLNKCDANYTPLTPITFLKRASMFYADRTSIIYGQARFTWRQTYVRCRRLASSLVSLGVGKNDVVSVLAPNIPAMYEMHFAVPMAGAVLNTVNTMLDASSIKTILFHSEAKIVFIDYEYVSKACEAFTLLKNDPKCAKSRNFKLPSVIIINEIGYPSYNNELGSGVRDFVNESAIPLSNIDYHPLNLENSHKLDYEQLILLGNSEFIESKIVDEWDPIALNYTSGTTSAPKGVVYSHRGAYLSTLSMILGWEMGTEPVYLWSLPMFHCNGWTFTWGIAARGGTNVCIRKTTASEIYNSIALHGVTHMCCAPIVFNMIREAKHVELRSRVQVLTGGAPPPATLLEEMEGLGFNVVHAFGLTEATGPALVCEWQTKWDDLPREDKSRLKARQGISVLNVEDIDVKDIKSNESVARDGKTRGEIVIRGSGIMKGYFKDEKGTSKAFEGGWFHTGDVGVIHPDGYVEIKDRLKDVIISGGENISSVEVEGVIFRHSEVAEVAVVAMSHPRWGESPCAFVVKKSHSKIVTEQDILTHCRSNLTHYMVPKKVVFVKDLPKTSTGKVQKPILRAIAKKIGVQSSKDQNQTITMSRL